Proteins encoded in a region of the Hyphomicrobiales bacterium genome:
- the rplA gene encoding 50S ribosomal protein L1 codes for MAKAGKRMKKALEGIDKNSEYTLEEAVKMIKERATSKFDETIDLVMNLGVDPRHADQMVRGVCNLPNGTGKTTRVAVFARGDKAEEAKAAGADIVGAEDLMEAVQGGKIDFDRCIATPDMMPIVGRLGKVLGPRNLMPNPKVGTVTPDVKKAVEAAKGGAVDFRVEKAGILHAGVGKASFSEAALVENIKAFTDAVQKAKPSGTKGTFVQRIGLSSTMGPGVKIEVGSLSA; via the coding sequence ATGGCAAAAGCTGGAAAACGTATGAAGAAAGCCCTTGAGGGTATCGATAAAAACTCAGAGTACACTCTTGAAGAAGCTGTAAAGATGATAAAAGAGCGGGCGACGAGTAAGTTTGATGAGACAATTGATCTTGTGATGAACCTCGGTGTTGATCCACGTCACGCAGACCAGATGGTTCGTGGTGTGTGCAATTTGCCAAATGGTACAGGTAAAACAACCCGCGTTGCTGTTTTTGCGCGTGGCGATAAAGCAGAAGAGGCCAAAGCGGCCGGTGCTGATATCGTTGGAGCTGAAGACCTGATGGAAGCTGTTCAAGGCGGCAAAATCGATTTTGATCGTTGTATCGCAACACCAGACATGATGCCGATTGTCGGTCGTCTTGGTAAAGTGCTTGGTCCACGCAACCTGATGCCTAACCCAAAAGTTGGCACAGTGACACCTGATGTTAAAAAGGCTGTTGAAGCCGCCAAAGGTGGCGCGGTTGATTTTCGTGTTGAAAAAGCCGGTATCCTTCACGCAGGTGTAGGCAAAGCAAGCTTCAGCGAAGCCGCGCTTGTCGAAAACATAAAAGCATTCACAGATGCTGTTCAAAAGGCTAAGCCATCAGGCACAAAAGGCACATTTGTACAGCGCATCGGCCTGTCGTCCACAATGGGCCCAGGTGTAAAAATTGAAGTCGGTAGCCTTAGCGCTTAA
- the rplJ gene encoding 50S ribosomal protein L10, producing MDRAEKTELVTSLNEAFNSASSVVVAHYAGLTVAQMSELRTQMREAGASVKVAKNRLVKLALKGTEAEHIEGLFSGPTIIAYADDPVAAPKIASAFAKKNEDFVILGGAMGSTNLDVDGVKALASMPSLDELRGKIVGLLQAPAGKIAQVVNAPAGQLARVVGAYASKDEAA from the coding sequence GTGGATAGAGCAGAAAAAACTGAGCTCGTCACGTCATTGAACGAAGCGTTTAACAGCGCAAGTTCTGTGGTTGTGGCCCACTATGCTGGCCTAACTGTTGCGCAAATGTCTGAGCTTCGTACTCAGATGCGTGAAGCTGGTGCCAGTGTCAAAGTGGCGAAAAACCGCCTCGTAAAGCTTGCTCTTAAAGGCACGGAAGCTGAACACATTGAAGGTCTGTTTTCAGGCCCGACAATCATCGCATATGCCGATGATCCAGTTGCAGCTCCAAAGATCGCTTCTGCATTTGCCAAGAAGAACGAAGATTTCGTCATTCTTGGTGGTGCGATGGGATCAACCAACCTTGATGTTGATGGTGTGAAGGCTCTTGCCTCTATGCCTTCACTTGATGAGTTGCGCGGTAAAATTGTTGGCTTGCTACAAGCACCAGCTGGCAAAATCGCACAAGTCGTCAACGCACCAGCGGGTCAGCTCGCACGTGTGGTTGGTGCATATGCCTCTAAAGATGAAGCGGCCTGA
- the rplL gene encoding 50S ribosomal protein L7/L12 produces MADLEKIVDDLSALTVLEAAELSKLLEDKWGVSAAAPVAAVAAAPGAGGGEAAEAKTEFDVILAGVGDKKINVIKEVRGITGLGLKEAKDLVEAAPKAVKEGVSKEEAEEIKGKLEAAGASAEVK; encoded by the coding sequence ATGGCTGATTTGGAAAAAATCGTAGACGATCTGTCTGCCCTTACAGTGTTGGAAGCTGCTGAGCTTTCAAAATTGCTTGAAGATAAATGGGGCGTATCTGCCGCAGCACCTGTTGCTGCTGTTGCTGCTGCACCTGGTGCTGGTGGCGGTGAAGCCGCTGAAGCAAAAACTGAATTTGATGTTATTCTTGCTGGCGTTGGTGATAAGAAAATCAACGTCATCAAAGAAGTTCGCGGCATCACAGGTCTTGGCCTGAAAGAAGCGAAAGACCTTGTTGAAGCAGCTCCTAAGGCTGTTAAAGAAGGCGTATCTAAAGAAGAAGCTGAAGAGATCAAAGGCAAGCTTGAAGCTGCTGGCGCCTCTGCTGAAGTTAAGTAA
- the rpoB gene encoding DNA-directed RNA polymerase subunit beta → MAQAFSGRRRLRKYYGTITEVAEMPNLIEVQKASYDQFLQVAKQDDGGRIEEGLQAVFKSVFPISDFSGSSLLEYVSYEYEAPKYDVEECRQRGMTYSAPLKVTLRLIVFDIDEDTGAKSVKDIKEQDVYMGDMPFMTGNGTFVVNGTERVIVSQMHRSPGVFFDHDKGKTHSSGKLLFASRIIPYRGSWLDIEFDAKDIIHARIDRRRKLPATTLLYALGYSPESVLAEYYNTIKYTRSGEGWRIPFDGDYYKGQKAKADMVDADSGEVVIESGKKITARTVKQLAEKGVKDLQVENDDLIGRYVSKDMINMENGAIFAEAGDEIDAEILEAMIEYGFTEFDLLDIDHVNIGPYLRNTLAADKNDSREGALFDIYRVMRPGEPPTIETAEAMFQSLFFDSERYDLSAVGRVKMNMRMGLDAEDTVRVLRKEDITEVVRTLIDLRDGRGEIDDIDNLGNRRVRSVGELMENQYRVGLLRMERAIKERMSSVEIDTVMPQDLINAKPAAAAVREFFGSSQLSQFMDQTNPLSEITHKRRLSALGPGGLTRERAGFEVRDVHPTHYGRICPIETPEGPNIGLINSLATFARVNKYGFIESPYRKVVDGAVTTEVVYLSAMEEANYVVAQANAPLDESYKFVNDTVQARHAGEVLITPVDNVDLMDVSPKQLVSVAASLIPFLENDDANRALMGSNMMRQAVPLLRAEAPFVGTGMEAVVARDSGAAIGARRAGIVDQVDATRIVIRATEDLDPSRPGVDIYRLQKFQRSNQNTCINQRPLVRMGDFVTKGDIIADGPSTDLGDLALGRNTLVAFMPWNGYNYEDSILLSERIVRDDVFTSIHIEEFEVMARDTKLGPEEITRDIPNVSEEALRNLDEAGIVYIGAEVTAGDILVGKITPKGESPMTPEEKLLRAIFGEKASDVRDTSLRVPPGDTGTIVEVRVFNRHGVEKDERAMSIEREEIESLAKDRDDEQSILDRNVYSRLSDTLVGKTAIGGPKGFSGEKKLSLELLEEFPRSHWWQFAFADEKFMGELEALRGQYDESRKLLEQRFIDKVEKLQRGDELPPGVMKMVKVFVAIKRKIQPGDKMAGRHGNKGVVSKIVPVEDMPFLEDGQHVDIVLNPLGVPSRMNVGQILETHLGWACAGMGQKIGVMMDEYRRTGELEEVRKEIEAVYSGSVKNEKVSEYSDEEIKLVGEQLSHGVCIATPVFDGAREPDVVEMLERGGLHKSGQSILYDGRTGEQFDRRVTVGYIYMLKLHHLVDDKIHARSIGPYSLVTQQPLGGKAQFGGQRFGEMEVWALEAYGAAYTLQEMLTVKSDDVAGRTKVYEAIVRGDDTFEAGIPESFNVLIKEMRSLGLNVQLENSIEMEDGVTIDHEPSEPAE, encoded by the coding sequence ATGGCCCAAGCATTTTCCGGTCGCAGACGTCTGCGTAAATATTACGGCACCATCACCGAAGTAGCAGAAATGCCAAACCTGATTGAGGTGCAAAAAGCATCTTACGATCAGTTTTTGCAGGTTGCAAAACAAGATGACGGTGGCCGTATTGAAGAAGGCCTTCAGGCTGTCTTTAAATCAGTATTCCCTATTTCCGATTTTTCTGGCTCATCTTTGCTGGAATATGTGTCCTATGAATATGAAGCACCAAAATACGACGTAGAAGAATGTCGCCAGCGTGGCATGACCTATTCCGCGCCATTGAAAGTGACGCTTCGCCTTATCGTGTTTGATATTGACGAAGACACAGGCGCCAAGTCAGTGAAAGACATCAAAGAACAAGATGTTTACATGGGCGATATGCCGTTCATGACTGGCAATGGTACATTTGTTGTCAATGGTACAGAGCGCGTGATTGTTTCTCAAATGCACCGCTCACCGGGCGTGTTCTTTGATCACGACAAAGGCAAAACGCATTCTTCAGGCAAGCTCTTGTTTGCCTCGCGCATTATTCCTTACCGTGGTTCATGGCTTGATATTGAGTTTGATGCGAAAGACATCATTCACGCGCGTATCGACCGTCGCCGTAAACTACCGGCAACCACATTGCTTTATGCATTGGGTTACAGCCCTGAAAGTGTTTTGGCTGAATATTATAACACAATTAAATACACACGCTCAGGCGAAGGCTGGCGTATCCCATTTGATGGCGATTACTACAAAGGCCAAAAAGCAAAAGCCGATATGGTAGATGCTGACTCTGGTGAAGTGGTGATTGAATCAGGTAAGAAAATTACCGCGCGCACAGTCAAGCAGCTTGCAGAAAAAGGCGTCAAAGATCTTCAAGTTGAAAACGACGATTTGATTGGTCGTTATGTCTCAAAAGACATGATCAACATGGAAAACGGCGCGATTTTTGCTGAAGCCGGTGACGAGATTGATGCTGAAATTCTAGAAGCCATGATCGAATATGGTTTCACTGAGTTTGATCTTCTCGACATTGACCATGTGAATATTGGTCCTTATCTGCGCAACACGCTTGCCGCTGATAAAAATGATAGCCGTGAAGGCGCCTTGTTCGATATTTATCGTGTGATGCGTCCTGGTGAGCCACCGACGATTGAGACGGCTGAAGCCATGTTCCAATCATTGTTCTTCGATTCAGAACGCTATGATTTGTCAGCTGTTGGCCGCGTGAAAATGAACATGCGCATGGGGCTTGATGCGGAAGACACGGTTCGTGTTCTTCGTAAGGAAGACATCACAGAAGTTGTGCGCACCTTGATCGATCTACGCGATGGTCGCGGCGAGATTGACGATATTGATAACCTCGGCAACCGCCGCGTTCGCTCTGTTGGCGAATTGATGGAAAATCAGTATCGCGTTGGTCTCCTTCGCATGGAGCGCGCCATTAAAGAACGCATGTCTTCTGTCGAAATCGATACAGTGATGCCGCAAGATCTCATCAACGCTAAACCGGCAGCGGCCGCTGTGCGTGAGTTCTTCGGTTCATCACAATTGTCACAGTTTATGGACCAAACGAACCCGCTATCCGAGATTACGCACAAGCGTCGTCTTTCAGCGCTTGGGCCTGGTGGTCTTACCCGTGAACGTGCTGGTTTTGAAGTGCGCGATGTGCACCCAACTCACTACGGTCGTATTTGTCCAATTGAAACACCTGAGGGACCAAACATTGGTCTTATCAACTCATTGGCTACTTTTGCGAGGGTCAATAAATACGGCTTTATTGAAAGCCCATACCGCAAAGTGGTTGATGGTGCTGTTACAACTGAGGTTGTTTATCTTTCTGCAATGGAAGAGGCCAATTATGTGGTGGCTCAGGCGAATGCCCCGCTGGATGAAAGCTATAAATTTGTCAATGATACCGTACAGGCTCGCCATGCTGGCGAAGTGTTGATTACGCCCGTTGACAATGTCGACCTAATGGATGTGTCACCGAAACAGCTCGTATCTGTTGCGGCGTCGCTTATTCCATTCCTTGAAAACGATGATGCGAACCGCGCTTTGATGGGTTCAAACATGATGCGTCAGGCTGTGCCGCTTCTACGTGCCGAGGCTCCATTCGTGGGGACAGGTATGGAAGCTGTTGTGGCGCGCGATTCTGGTGCGGCCATTGGTGCGCGCCGTGCGGGTATTGTTGACCAAGTGGATGCAACACGGATTGTTATTCGTGCGACAGAGGATCTCGATCCTTCCCGTCCAGGTGTCGATATTTATCGTCTTCAAAAGTTCCAGCGTTCAAACCAGAACACCTGTATCAATCAGCGTCCGCTGGTCCGCATGGGTGATTTCGTAACCAAAGGCGATATCATCGCTGACGGTCCGTCGACTGATCTGGGTGACTTGGCTCTTGGCCGTAACACGCTCGTGGCGTTTATGCCTTGGAATGGTTACAACTACGAGGATTCAATTCTTCTATCTGAGCGCATTGTGCGTGATGACGTGTTTACTTCGATTCACATCGAAGAATTCGAAGTCATGGCCCGTGATACCAAGCTTGGCCCTGAAGAAATCACACGTGATATTCCAAATGTCTCGGAAGAGGCGCTTCGAAATCTCGATGAGGCTGGTATCGTTTATATTGGTGCTGAGGTTACTGCCGGTGACATTCTTGTCGGCAAGATCACACCAAAAGGCGAAAGCCCGATGACACCAGAAGAAAAGCTTCTTCGTGCCATCTTTGGTGAGAAAGCTTCTGACGTTCGCGATACATCTTTGCGTGTTCCTCCTGGGGACACAGGGACAATCGTTGAAGTTCGTGTGTTCAATCGCCACGGCGTTGAAAAAGACGAGCGTGCGATGTCTATCGAGCGTGAAGAAATCGAAAGCCTTGCTAAAGATAGAGATGACGAGCAGTCAATTCTTGACCGTAACGTTTACTCACGTCTCAGCGATACATTGGTTGGTAAAACAGCCATTGGTGGACCTAAAGGCTTCTCAGGCGAGAAGAAACTAAGCCTTGAATTGCTGGAAGAATTTCCACGCTCTCATTGGTGGCAGTTTGCTTTTGCTGATGAGAAATTCATGGGCGAACTGGAAGCGCTGCGCGGCCAATATGATGAAAGCCGGAAGCTTCTTGAACAACGCTTCATCGATAAGGTTGAAAAACTCCAGCGCGGTGATGAATTGCCACCTGGCGTGATGAAAATGGTCAAAGTTTTTGTTGCGATTAAACGCAAAATTCAGCCTGGTGATAAAATGGCTGGCCGTCACGGCAACAAAGGGGTGGTCTCGAAGATCGTTCCTGTCGAAGATATGCCATTCCTAGAAGATGGTCAGCATGTTGATATCGTGTTGAACCCGCTTGGTGTGCCATCGCGTATGAACGTGGGGCAAATTCTCGAAACACACCTTGGTTGGGCGTGTGCCGGCATGGGCCAGAAAATTGGCGTCATGATGGATGAGTACAGACGCACAGGTGAACTGGAAGAGGTCCGCAAGGAAATCGAAGCTGTCTATTCAGGTAGTGTCAAAAACGAGAAGGTCTCGGAATATTCTGACGAAGAAATCAAACTCGTTGGCGAACAGCTTTCACACGGTGTGTGCATTGCAACGCCGGTCTTTGATGGTGCGCGTGAGCCGGATGTGGTCGAAATGCTTGAGCGTGGCGGTCTACATAAATCGGGTCAGTCTATTCTTTATGATGGGCGTACAGGCGAGCAGTTCGATCGTCGTGTGACAGTTGGCTATATCTATATGCTTAAACTGCATCACCTTGTAGATGATAAAATCCACGCTCGTTCGATTGGTCCATATTCGCTTGTCACCCAGCAGCCGCTTGGTGGTAAAGCACAATTTGGTGGCCAGCGATTTGGTGAGATGGAAGTCTGGGCACTTGAAGCTTATGGCGCAGCCTACACCTTGCAAGAAATGCTTACCGTTAAGTCTGATGACGTGGCGGGCCGTACCAAAGTGTACGAGGCAATCGTGCGTGGGGATGATACTTTTGAAGCTGGCATTCCAGAAAGCTTCAACGTTCTTATCAAGGAAATGCGTTCTCTCGGTCTTAATGTTCAACTCGAAAACTCCATCGAAATGGAAGATGGCGTGACGATTGATCATGAACCAAGCGAGCCAGCCGAATAG